From a region of the Penaeus vannamei isolate JL-2024 chromosome 32, ASM4276789v1, whole genome shotgun sequence genome:
- the COX6B gene encoding cytochrome c oxidase subunit 6B2, with protein sequence MSAAIMSEETKMETAPFDPRFPNQNQTRYCYQSFVDFNRCQKIKGEDYEPCEYFKKVYTTICPNSWIEKWTDQIENGIFPGKI encoded by the exons ATGTCTGCTGCCATCATGTCTGAGGAAACTAAAATGGAAACTGCCCCCTTTGATCCCCGCTTCCCGAACCAGAACCAGACTCG GTACTGCTACCAAAGCTTTGTCGACTTCAACCGATGCCAGAAAATCAAGGGAGAAGACTATGAACCATGTGAATACTTCAAGAAGGTATATACCACCATCTGCCCCAATTCCTGGATTGAGAAGTGGACTGACCAAATAGAAAATGGAATCTTCCCAGGAAAAATTTAA